The following nucleotide sequence is from Actinomycetota bacterium.
CACCTCGGCGGGGCCCACCAGCCGCCAGCCGCGCTCCTCCGCACCCTGGCGGGCCAGCTGGCGGAGCTCGGAGGCCAGCGCGCCCTCCACCTGCTCGAACCGCGCCCGGTCCTCCGGCGCGAGCCAGAAGGTGTAGTGGTTGGGGACCCACACCTCGTTGACCCCGACGGTCTGGCCCGCCTCCATGTCCCGCAGCAGGCGTTTGGCCAGCTCCACAGGCTGCACGCCAGAGCGGAATGCCTTGGCGAAGAAGCCTTCGACCAGGCTTTCCAGGCGATGCTCGAAGTCTCGAAGAAGTGGCATTTGCGCAGGTAGGGGACGCTCGCGCGGATTATATCCATGCCCCAGCGGTTCAATCCTTGACCCGCTGTCGGCGGCAGGCCGATGCGCCGGCGTGCCGAGCGTTGCGGAGGCCCCCGAACCCTGCATGCGCGTGGTGACGAATGGGGAACGGACGAGGCGACCTTCCTCCGCCTCGGAGCGCGATGGCAGACGGCGGCTGGATCGAGGACGGAGAACCGCGGAGCTCGGGCGGTTCCGGGCGGGTCCTGAGCCCGGCCGTGCTCGAGCGCATCGAGACGGCCCGCGCGTATCTGCACGAGCACGCCGCCGAGCCGATCACCCTCACCACGCTGTCGCGGGTGGCCGCCCTCAGCCCGTACTACCTGGTGAGGGTGTTCAAGGCGCACGTCGGAATCCCTCCCCATCGCTACCTCATGGCGCTCCGGGTGGAGCGGGCCCGCCGGCTGCTGGAGGTGTCCTCGCTCTCCATCACCCAGATCGCGCATCGCGCCGGGTTCGGCAGCGCGAGCCACTTCAGCACCGTGTTCCGGACCCGCGTGGGGCTCTCCCCCAGCGAGTACCGAAAGCGGCACCTCCGGAACCGGTGGGCCCTCGCGGCGGCGGTGCCCGAGGCCGCACTGGCGTAGCCGGGTCCGGAGCCGGCGTCCGGAGCCGGCACCGAACGGCAAGATCCCGAAACGTTCCGGCAAGAACCCGACACCCGCGCCCCATGGCCCCTGTCGTACAGGTCTGTAGGAGAACCCGACGCGCTCGATCGGCGCCCAACGAGAGGAGGTGGCGGGCCGGGGCGGCCCGCGAATGCGATATCCCCGCCGACCCAAGGAGAGACCTCCATGACGCGATATCTGTCGAAGGTGTTGGTGTTCGCGGCCGCCGTCTCGCTCGTCGCCGCGGCGTGCGGCAAGAGTTCAACGACGACGTCGCCCGGTGTCACCGGGACCACCGGGCCGAGCGGCGCGACGGGCACGCCGAGCGCCAGCACGTCCTCGCTTCCCCAGGGCGGAACGCTGAACCTGGCCCTGACCTCGGACGTCAGCGCGGCGTTCGATCCGCAGAAGGAGTACTACTCGGTCACCTGGGAGTTCTTCCGCTGCTGCCTGCTCCGGACCCTCATGTCCTACAACGGGCACGACACGGCGCAGCATGGCGCCGAGGTGTTCCCGGACCTGGCGGCCTCACCGCCCACGGTGTCGAGCGACGGGTTGACCTGGACGTTCAAGCTGAAGCCGGGGATCAAGTACGCGCCGCCGCTCCAGAGCGAGACCGTCACCAGCAAGGACATCGTGCGGGCGCTGGAGCGGGAAGCCTGCTCCCAGTGCGCGGCGGGCGGCTACTCGTTCTACTTCTCGGTGATCAAGGGGTTCGACGACTACTCCAAGGGCAAGGCCAACACCATCACGGGGCTGTCGACCCCGGATGACAACACGCTTGTCGTGACTCTGACCCAGCCGGCCGGCGACCTGCCGTTCCGGTTCGCCATGCCGGCCACCGCCCCCATCCCGCCGAACCCGAACGACGCGAGCGCCAAGCTCGGCGTCGCGCAGGGCCACGACAAGGACTACGGACGCTTCCTGGTGGCCACCGGGCCGTACATGTTCCAGGGAGCCGACCAGATCGACTTCTCCCAGCCCGCGGCCTCACAGAAGCCGGCCGCCGGGTACGTGCCGGGAAAGTCGATCGTGCTGGTCCGCAACCCCTCGTGGGACAAGTCCACAGACAACCTCCGGCTGGCCAACGTGGATCAGATCAACATCCAGATCAGCTCCGCTTCCGCGGAGGACCTCGCGGCCAAGGTCGACTCCGGAGAGCTGGACATGGTGCTGGATGGCGTCCCGCCGACCGACCAGCTCCAGAAGTACGAGACGGACCCGAACCTGAAGGACCAGGTGCAGATCCATCCGTCGGACGCGGTCCGGTACATCTCCATGAACATCGCCCAGCCGCCGTTCGACGACATCCACGTGCGGAAAGCGGTGAACTTCGCGATCGACAAGGACGGGTTGCGGAAGCTGCGGGGTGGTCCCGCCTTCGGCGAGATCGCGGGGCACATCATCGTGGACTCGCTGGAGAGCAATCAGCTGAAGACGTACGACCCGTACGCCACGGCGAACTCGTCGGGGGACATGGCGAAGGCCAAGGACGAGATGAAGCAGTCGAAGTACGACACCAACGGCGACGGCGTCTGCGACGCCTCGGTCTGCAAGAACGTCCTCACGGTCATCGACCAGGGCGATCCCTACCCGCAGCAGAG
It contains:
- a CDS encoding ABC transporter substrate-binding protein; the encoded protein is MTRYLSKVLVFAAAVSLVAAACGKSSTTTSPGVTGTTGPSGATGTPSASTSSLPQGGTLNLALTSDVSAAFDPQKEYYSVTWEFFRCCLLRTLMSYNGHDTAQHGAEVFPDLAASPPTVSSDGLTWTFKLKPGIKYAPPLQSETVTSKDIVRALEREACSQCAAGGYSFYFSVIKGFDDYSKGKANTITGLSTPDDNTLVVTLTQPAGDLPFRFAMPATAPIPPNPNDASAKLGVAQGHDKDYGRFLVATGPYMFQGADQIDFSQPAASQKPAAGYVPGKSIVLVRNPSWDKSTDNLRLANVDQINIQISSASAEDLAAKVDSGELDMVLDGVPPTDQLQKYETDPNLKDQVQIHPSDAVRYISMNIAQPPFDDIHVRKAVNFAIDKDGLRKLRGGPAFGEIAGHIIVDSLESNQLKTYDPYATANSSGDMAKAKDEMKQSKYDTNGDGVCDASVCKNVLTVIDQGDPYPQQSKLIAQNLAPLGITLDIKSFERTTMYAKCNDPTAHVAFCPSPAWGKDYADAFTFGPPLFGSSSIGPNACCNYSLVGASSADLSKWGYSVKSVPSVDDQLNKCGAETGDTRVSCWAGVDKDLMENVVPWVPYLFDNNVDVFSTHIANYQFDQFASLMALDQVAVQS
- a CDS encoding AraC family transcriptional regulator produces the protein MADGGWIEDGEPRSSGGSGRVLSPAVLERIETARAYLHEHAAEPITLTTLSRVAALSPYYLVRVFKAHVGIPPHRYLMALRVERARRLLEVSSLSITQIAHRAGFGSASHFSTVFRTRVGLSPSEYRKRHLRNRWALAAAVPEAALA
- a CDS encoding DUF3662 domain-containing protein, yielding MPLLRDFEHRLESLVEGFFAKAFRSGVQPVELAKRLLRDMEAGQTVGVNEVWVPNHYTFWLAPEDRARFEQVEGALASELRQLARQGAEERGWRLVGPAEVRFDTDPSLGKGEFRCEAQLVEGPDRPLTGETRAARQPPS